A portion of the Thermocladium sp. ECH_B genome contains these proteins:
- a CDS encoding fumarate reductase (part of four member fumarate reductase enzyme complex FrdABCD which catalyzes the reduction of fumarate to succinate during anaerobic respiration; FrdAB are the catalytic subcomplex consisting of a flavoprotein subunit and an iron-sulfur subunit, respectively; FrdCD are the membrane components which interact with quinone and are involved in electron transfer; the catalytic subunits are similar to succinate dehydrogenase SdhAB) yields the protein MVEVLKYDVLILGSGLAGLRAAFEAARISNGKIRIAVVSKVHAMRSHSVSAEGGASAVLYPKENGDSLDLHGYDTAKGSDFLADQDAIELLVQTAPQEIKFLDHLGVPWSRDPQGKILQRPFGGMTIPRTTFAQDKTGFFLLSTLYDNTLRFGNIDMLHEHFATSIILENGVFRGITAIDLKTGEFKVILAKAGIIATGGNGRVYGFTTMAHSSTGDGYSLAYRAGIPLKDFEFPQFHPTALVPNGILITEGARGEGGYLVNKDGERFMKRYAPSRMELAPRDIVSRSIITEINQGRGFTDEESGLSYVLLDLRHLGEERLNKRLPMIREIPIKTIGVDPVDEPIPVRPAMHYMMGGIHVDLKGQVYIDAEKKIPNLWAAGEAANVSVHGANRLGSNSLSECLVWGHFTGEEAAKYAMTSSTEPGYDGYVKEAAEKEEKRIFDGLLHKETNAENPYDIKHEMNKIMDTYVYVFREKSGLEEAYSSLKKLRERFNNSRIEDRGLVYNQNLKDLMEIDFLLEQAEIITLGALNRTESRGAHARIDYPKRDDVNWLKHTLAFYTKEGPSFSYIPVRITKWKPEERKY from the coding sequence ATGGTGGAGGTATTAAAGTACGACGTATTAATCCTTGGCTCCGGTCTCGCCGGATTACGGGCAGCATTCGAGGCCGCTAGAATATCCAATGGAAAAATAAGGATAGCGGTGGTATCCAAGGTTCATGCCATGAGAAGCCACTCCGTCTCAGCCGAGGGCGGAGCCAGTGCAGTGCTTTACCCTAAGGAGAATGGCGATAGTTTAGATCTTCATGGGTATGACACTGCTAAGGGGAGCGATTTCCTGGCGGATCAAGACGCTATAGAGCTATTGGTGCAAACGGCGCCTCAGGAAATAAAGTTCCTGGATCACTTGGGAGTACCGTGGTCCCGCGATCCCCAGGGAAAAATCTTACAAAGACCGTTTGGAGGAATGACTATACCGAGAACTACCTTTGCTCAAGATAAGACCGGCTTCTTCTTGCTGAGCACATTATATGATAATACACTGAGATTCGGCAATATCGATATGCTTCATGAACATTTCGCCACATCCATTATTCTCGAGAATGGAGTATTCAGGGGCATAACCGCTATTGACCTAAAGACGGGCGAGTTCAAGGTAATATTAGCTAAGGCAGGCATAATAGCCACGGGAGGCAATGGCAGGGTATATGGATTCACCACCATGGCTCACTCCTCCACAGGAGATGGCTACAGCCTTGCATATAGAGCGGGCATACCGTTAAAGGACTTCGAGTTCCCTCAATTCCACCCAACCGCATTAGTGCCCAATGGGATACTGATAACGGAGGGAGCGAGGGGAGAGGGAGGGTACTTGGTTAACAAGGATGGGGAGCGATTCATGAAGAGGTATGCGCCGAGCAGAATGGAATTAGCGCCACGCGATATAGTGAGCCGCTCGATAATAACGGAGATAAATCAGGGCCGTGGATTCACGGATGAAGAAAGCGGGCTTAGCTATGTATTGCTCGACTTAAGGCACCTCGGTGAAGAGAGATTAAATAAACGGTTGCCCATGATTCGCGAGATCCCCATAAAGACCATAGGAGTTGATCCCGTTGATGAACCAATTCCAGTTAGGCCAGCCATGCATTACATGATGGGCGGCATTCATGTTGATCTAAAGGGGCAAGTATATATCGATGCGGAGAAAAAGATACCTAATCTATGGGCGGCTGGGGAAGCCGCTAATGTGAGCGTTCATGGTGCTAATAGGCTTGGAAGCAACTCATTAAGCGAGTGCTTGGTTTGGGGCCACTTTACCGGTGAAGAAGCCGCTAAATATGCAATGACCTCATCCACTGAACCTGGATATGATGGATACGTCAAGGAAGCCGCGGAGAAAGAGGAAAAGAGGATATTTGATGGATTGCTCCATAAGGAAACCAATGCGGAGAATCCATATGACATTAAGCACGAAATGAACAAGATAATGGATACTTACGTGTATGTATTTAGGGAAAAAAGCGGGCTTGAGGAGGCGTACTCCTCCCTAAAGAAGTTAAGGGAGAGGTTCAATAACTCAAGGATAGAGGATAGAGGACTAGTATATAACCAGAACCTAAAGGATTTAATGGAGATAGATTTCCTGCTGGAGCAAGCAGAAATAATAACGCTGGGCGCATTAAATAGGACGGAATCCAGGGGAGCACATGCAAGGATAGATTACCCGAAGCGCGATGACGTTAATTGGCTAAAGCATACCTTGGCATTCTACACGAAGGAAGGCCCGAGTTTCTCATATATACCGGTGAGGATTACAAAGTGGAAGCCCGAGGAACGCAAATATTAA
- a CDS encoding peptide chain release factor 1, with translation MIQDGCTGIKSINELKILISMLKKYRGYATTLVTLYINGDRPIPDIVNMLREEWAVSGNIKDKTTRNHVQDAIDRIIGMLKGTPKAPPNGLVVFAGFHMISPGNYTWVSYVVIPPFKISTFKYICDMTFHTELLEEGANTTSTYGIIIVERGEAVIALLRGNYWEIVKKVQFFVPNKHSAGGQSALRYKRQTEHLAEVFYKMLADSANEIFLKINDLKGIIVSGPGPTKEDFLKEDALDYRLKDKVIAIVDACCPDEYGVIETIRKASEHIKDNEYVHAKELLETLMEYAVRKSNYVVFGRESTMKALKYGAARIILVSENVGEEEILNLVVEGDKKGIKVEVIPKAVEESKMLDETFGGYAAILQYPVTTLEAQDNQQ, from the coding sequence GTGATTCAGGATGGATGCACTGGAATAAAATCAATTAATGAGCTTAAGATCCTCATATCTATGTTGAAGAAGTATAGGGGATACGCCACCACGTTAGTGACGCTCTATATTAATGGAGATAGGCCCATACCAGACATAGTTAACATGCTTCGAGAGGAGTGGGCTGTTTCAGGTAATATAAAGGATAAAACGACAAGGAATCACGTTCAAGACGCTATCGATAGAATAATAGGAATGCTTAAAGGAACCCCCAAGGCTCCACCGAATGGATTAGTCGTATTCGCTGGTTTCCACATGATATCCCCAGGTAACTATACTTGGGTATCATACGTCGTGATTCCGCCCTTCAAGATAAGCACATTCAAGTACATATGCGACATGACGTTCCACACAGAGCTTCTTGAGGAGGGCGCGAACACTACGTCTACATATGGCATAATAATAGTGGAGCGAGGTGAGGCCGTAATAGCGCTACTTCGCGGAAACTATTGGGAAATAGTGAAGAAAGTTCAATTCTTTGTTCCAAATAAGCATAGCGCAGGTGGGCAATCAGCGCTTAGATATAAGAGGCAAACTGAACACTTGGCCGAGGTATTCTATAAAATGCTAGCCGACTCCGCTAATGAGATATTCCTCAAGATAAACGATTTAAAGGGAATAATAGTCTCAGGCCCTGGTCCCACGAAGGAGGATTTCTTGAAGGAGGATGCATTAGATTATAGGTTAAAGGATAAAGTGATAGCTATAGTTGATGCTTGTTGCCCAGATGAATATGGAGTAATAGAAACTATTAGAAAAGCCAGCGAGCATATCAAGGATAATGAATACGTCCATGCCAAGGAACTTCTTGAAACCTTAATGGAGTACGCTGTCCGCAAGAGCAATTATGTTGTATTTGGTAGGGAATCCACAATGAAGGCCTTAAAGTATGGAGCCGCAAGAATAATACTGGTCAGCGAGAACGTGGGGGAGGAGGAGATACTTAACTTAGTCGTGGAGGGAGATAAGAAGGGGATAAAGGTAGAGGTAATTCCAAAAGCCGTCGAGGAGTCTAAGATGCTTGATGAAACATTCGGAGGATACGCGGCAATACTTCAATACCCAGTAACAACATTGGAAGCTCAAGACAATCAGCAATAA
- a CDS encoding UDP diphosphate synthase, translating to MGQGFSKLPLHIGVIPDGNRRWAKKNNTDFISAYRLGADKVEDFLDWAIEMGIKAVTVYVLSLENLLNRSEIEKNIVYELLINKLIKTRNDPRIHNNKVRITAIGRWRNLPQSVVNEIMTAMKVTSDYNDHFLNLAIAYGGIQSVVDMVNNIIGSKSEISDGDLFKYLPTSFMPYPTIDLVIRTGGEYRLSNFFPLETAYAEMYFTNKYWPDFNKDDLIDALNFYAGRERRFGR from the coding sequence ATGGGTCAAGGATTTTCAAAGCTTCCGTTGCATATAGGCGTGATACCTGATGGCAATAGGAGATGGGCCAAGAAGAATAATACTGACTTCATATCGGCTTATAGACTAGGTGCAGATAAGGTGGAGGACTTCCTGGATTGGGCTATAGAGATGGGGATAAAGGCCGTCACTGTTTATGTATTGTCGCTGGAGAATCTATTGAATAGAAGCGAGATCGAGAAGAACATAGTATATGAATTATTGATTAATAAATTGATAAAGACCAGAAATGATCCACGGATTCATAACAATAAGGTGCGGATAACTGCAATAGGTAGGTGGAGAAATCTTCCCCAGAGCGTGGTCAACGAGATAATGACTGCAATGAAGGTGACCAGTGATTATAATGATCATTTCCTTAACTTGGCGATTGCCTATGGTGGAATTCAATCCGTGGTGGATATGGTTAATAACATCATCGGTTCCAAGAGCGAGATAAGTGATGGTGATTTATTCAAGTACTTACCTACATCATTCATGCCATATCCAACCATTGATTTAGTGATAAGGACGGGCGGGGAATATAGATTAAGTAATTTCTTTCCATTGGAGACTGCCTATGCCGAAATGTATTTCACGAATAAGTATTGGCCGGATTTCAATAAGGATGACTTAATCGATGCATTGAATTTCTATGCTGGCCGTGAGAGGAGGTTCGGCCGTTAG